In Neodiprion virginianus isolate iyNeoVirg1 chromosome 6, iyNeoVirg1.1, whole genome shotgun sequence, the genomic window gcGCACGCGTGTCACGTAATATATGTGGTATGTATCAATTATAAACAGCCCTTCCGTTAGCCTCGTTCCGAAGTACAGTCGGtgtggtaattttttcattatgcCTTCCGCCGCGTCGCTGTCGTTGCGCCGGTAATCTTTTAATACCGAGATATATGTTTACATggttttttccttctttttttttttttttccccactcGACGTTTTAAGCTGCTTATTTAGTTTATTTATAAGGTCACGTGAGAAAAGTCAGGCATTCGCGGGCTGAAGGATGTTTACGCgtttatgtatattttgttgtgtacgtatgtatgcgtaTGCGTGGTTAAAAATTCTTAGTCAATGATAATGTTGCAGAGATTCGATGGTAACCGTATTGTCATGTTTAACATTGTATGTGGAATATAAGTTGTAGAATAAAACATTCAAGTATGCAGCAACGGAATATTTTGTTCAAGCCGTTTCACTATTACTCACACAACGTATAAATGTGTATCTTGTTAATTCTAtacgtttgattttttttttttttatccatttacATTCTATATTTCCGGAACATGCAAAATTATAATTCCGGTGCaagaaattaacgaaattttgTACTATTTCATTATGATGTGACTTTATTTGCGTAGAGATGTGCAATTGCGTGCGTTATTATTAGCGGTACACTttctattttgaaattttcggcAAAACTGTGTATATGATGCATATAACGTACGTCGTACACACGAGCGAAAGCtggagtttgaaaatatttcgtgcCACGGTaggtaatgaaaatttcaaatcgaaatCGTGAAAGCGATTCagattttctcttcttctacGATGCTGATCCCTCGCTACCGGATGTAGTGTCGAAAAACATGTACGATTATCATAATACGGATGAGGCGGTGGTGAAGGTCGATCATGGTCTTTGATTTCGCGCACGCAAACAaattcatattatacgtataaatataatataattatctgtatatataaaaacgaatgtctgtatatgtatataaaaatatatatacatatgtacattttATATTACGAGAATTGCAATTAAGCGTGATAAAATACGTATCAAATTTCTGCAGCGTGTATGtggatatttttaaacaacaaaTAACGTAatgtattgtattttttaaagtgtaaagaaataaattgaaagaaacagagaaagaaaagacaaGGCTGgaggaaaatgaagaaacacACACCGTCTGTCGATGACAGTAAATACCACAGTCGTTGCGATAAGGAGAAAACCAAGATTATAACCACGATCGTACAGTCATTACacttgatatttatttacatctaCTATTGTTGATACTTATTtagtatatacacatattacgCAGCGTGCCATCGTTTACGCAacaaagatatatatatatatatatatatatatatatatatatatatataaaaatatttatggtCACATTTTATCACGGTATTCCCCCTCCCCctatatttctctctctctctctctctctctctctttcgtagttttatttttaaattcatatgtattatattatagcAACAGTAGCGGTGGTAGTAGCATAAAATATTTAACTTCtttgaaatatgaaaacaacGTGATAACGCTGATAACAAGTTATCGCCTTCGTCTTCACGTAACATCTATTTATGTTTGTTTTCTCTCCTACTCCGCGATCCGACGTCGTCTTTGTCTCGATTTCCGTTGGCGACAATGCCGAGgagtaatataattttacgCAATCTCTTTTCTTTCGCGACATTCTGCGGtgggggagaaaaaagaaaaacaagtcgagataaaattcgaaatattataTTGGGAAGTAGAAAGGTTTAGATATTACAGTTACGAAAAGCTgacaaaataacaaaaagaaaacaagccCACGCGTATaagaaaagaaaccaaaaaaacaattatcttTGCACacggtttttttgtttttatttttttatttattttattttttttattgcgaaACTCAACACGTAACGCAATTGCGTAAGGTCGGATAAGCGTGAAAAATTCGTCTCAAGATGGAGAAGCTCTGCTCGTGGTGAACCTATGGCTGCTTCTTGCCGGGCCCTTCGTGAAATCTATCCTTCTTCGTTCCTACCTTTCGAGACAAAGCTTTGAAACAATGGGTCCACCATTATACGGGATGCTATATAATACCCGTGACCGAGTCGAGCAAAAGGATAcgatatatacttatatatatggGTGGGTCCAAAAAATTGGTAGGTCCCAAAACCATAAAAATGGTTTACGGTCCTAAGCGGGTCTCCCACTATTTCTCTTCATAGTTCTTCTCCCGGAAAGCTTAGTGTTTCAGTCCGGATTGAAATTCAACGCCTTAGAAGCTTCATTATCGGTAGCATATTATAAATCATAGAAGAAAAGTTGTTATGGCTTCGGACGGTCCTTCGagatctttctttttccttttaatACCGCATTTGCATGatgtttttattgtatttCATGAACGACTcttaaaaattgtaaatgaatGTTACCGACATTTTCTAATGTCGATTTCCGGCTGtgattgcaattttttcattacgcCTAGGCcggagaaaaataacatttttacacAGCTGCATACGTACGTTTTAATTTGCAactatacatatttatatacgagGCTAAAGTTGGTAACGTCAACTGATCAAAATGTTGGAAATTGTACTTACAAAATCTGAGCTTGTTTAcagtttactaaatttcaagtCCAAAGAAAAATGCGTCATTACAATAACGCTGCAAACCTCGGcctgatatatatatttttacacatttGATGAATCGAAACGACGCAATTtgttacgtatatatattccGTTATGCGACTTTCTGTACGAACacataataaaattaacacatgataataaaaaattcccaaaaatctctcaaaatataacatatatgaaaaaaagGCTGAGAAGatcttttttataaaattcaattagCAGTGAAAAAAGTATCTTGTGATTTCTTCATATATTGCGTATTTATCTAGATATttacaaaatgcaaaattacaacttcaaatattgacttttcttttccaaaacaatttttggaaGTGCCGTAAAGAAGTGCCGCGGTTTTTTTCTGCAAAACTACTCTCCCGCGGTATTAACAAACCTCGTTTTGCCGTCACAAATTCAGCAATTCTTTACTCTTTTACCAAAATAAAGCGATTCTAAACCTATGACTCGATACTTGCGACTCTTGCTTCTCTGACAATCCGTGCATCAATAAAAAACATATCAGGCACATCAGATTATTGTAACAATTAtcatgtaaataaatataaaacgaAGAGTACAATAAAAGTTCTTCGTTAacgtaaaattataaacagaTTTCAGTAGAATCGATCATTggggaggggggtgggggggttGATCGAAGGTGTGTCtggataacaataatatataataatgacattaataataaagaaaaaaaaagaaaagaaacagcgACGAACCATTTTGACGTTCCCCTTATTCCGTTTGATTCCAGAACGCCACGCCAGCGAAATCCAAGGAGCCAGTGTCGGCTCACACGCCGTTGAGACGTAGCTACGCGTCGTTGGTAACGCTGATAGAACAGCACCGCAAGTTGGACCGAAGCGTCAGCGAACCAACGTCGCGTTACAAGACTGAGTTGTGCAGACCGTTTGAGGAAAGCGGTGCCTGTAAGTACGGTGACAAATGTCAGTTCGCCCACGGTTATTCGGAGCTTAGAAACCTCGCCCGTCATCCGAAGTACAAGACGGAACTATGCCGGACCTTCCACACCATAGGTTTCTGTCCCTACGGTCCCAGGTGTCACTTCATACACAATTTCGAGGAGGCACGCATCCACAACCAAAAAGTCAGCGCCCAGCTGGGTCAGGCGCAGCCGAACATAATGGGCCTCAGTCCCATAATCGGTAGCAGTAACGCGAGTCTGAACTCGGCGACGATCCTCGAACAAATCGCCGCCAACCACcatcagcaacagcagcaacagcagcagcagcagcagcagcaacaacagcagcagcaacagcagcagcaacagcagcaacaacagcagcagcaacttATAAGATCCACGTCGCTGGGCGCGTACAACTCGTCGATAATGAGGTCGAGTTCAATGAGCATCGGTTCACCGGCGTGCCAGAGGGTGCCGAACCACCAGCACCAGCATCAGCACCACCATCACCAGGCATCGGTGATCGGAACGCGGCCGAAACCGCTGAACCTGAGCCCGACTTTCTCCCTGGGAAGCACGGCCGATTCGGTATCGCCGTCGTCCAGTCTTAGCCAATCGCCGACCAATTCGATGGCAAGTTTCTTCAACGACGACGCTCCGACGCCGTTCAGCTTCGGCCAGGACTTCACCATCCTGACGAGACACAGCCCGAGCCCACAGGGACCGAGTCCAATCGTCGAGGATCCAGCGCCAAGGACGCCATCGCCGTTGTCGCCGAATGCCGAGTCCAGACTACCGGTATTCAACAGAATCAGCAATCCGATAACTGATTTTGAACAtttgaagatataaaatatataacgaggatcgttttttttttttatctcatcacCGTCGGGTATAAACGGCGAGCGAGCCTTTTACAACGGGGAATAAAACGTGTTTGAAACGAGTTacgtgattattattaatattgtttttttttcttttttttttttttttctttctcgttataCGAATTTCTTCATGAATATTATGATacgtaattttctttctttcttttttttttctttttcttttttcttttattatttttttattttagttttattttcttaccgCCGAATCGGCTTTTCACCCGCGGTCCAAAACGCTGTAATAGCACGCACGTTTTTGTAACATCGATCGGTCGATGTCTTATTACTAtcatttattactattactattattaatattattattattattattattattattattattattgctataaTTATCATTAGTATGCGTAATCGTGTAaagtttataatatttgatcgCGCTTACCAGGCGCCTCCGTTTCGCATTTTGCGTAACCTCGCGCCCTACGTTACGCGTGTCGTTTCGTCTCGTTACGCCGGCTTTTCCAATTCTCTGACATTGCAAAAAGACTTTTAAAGAGGTTTACAATTAAACTACTAAGAGGCATctatgtatataggtatatattcgAGTATGTGTGAATGTTCACGGAGGAGGGggagtgagtgagtgagtgagtgagtgagtgagtgagtgaaaaCGCAAGCGTGTGGTTGTTGGGTGTGGAAGAGGCGACCGAtgattgagaagaaaaaaagattcattttttttacaaaatcgtACCACGTAGCGTAGCTATTTATGCATAAAcctacatatacatacacacacattatacatattaattgaaCGATGCGagcgtgtgtgtttgtgtgttttcgcaatttcgataagaggcaaaaaaaaaaaaaaaaaaaatggagggGACAGGGGATATTTCTTCAATGCTATtgctctttatttttcattttaaataataataaaaagaaaaacagtcaaaaaaatcaaacaagcGTGATATGCGTACAGATTTTTAAGACCAACGTGattggtagttttttttttcactctttctctgtcaaattctttgtttatattttctgTTCTACCAACGTGTTTGATTGTATTTAAAactagatgaaaaaaaaaacctgttgtatgtaacgaaatttttacatttttaaatataataatacgcgTATAATAGTCTAGTTTAATTAAGAGAGATATATAGTCTGAGGCAAATCGCGAAAAGAGTAGGAATGAAATACGGACGTGCGAGGGAATTGTTGTTGTCAAATAGATTTgagataactttttttttttttttttttcatcgaatgttttatattttattttttccttgtagcttctctttatttattactataaattttaattttcaatcggAGTATCGCCTAACAGCTTATTGTAAATACGGTGTTTTTCTTTACCGAAAGCGATTGGAAAGTAGCGTATTATCTATACGTAGCTGTGAATTTCTTCGTGTATCCTATATCTACTGGGTATAATTATGTTGGCGCCGTTTCATTCCGTTTCttgaaaataacgataaaagCCTCGGAGCAGGTATGACGCTGCGATATGcatgtacacacacacgcgcgcacacacacacatgtatatacatacatgttcACACATACACACGCGCCAGCAAGGATAATCCTTAAACTTTCGTTATATAGTTGTTAAACTTATaatcttttttccttctccttaaatctattattatattgtatacgtTGAGCATACGATACTACGTTTATCTGTAATAAATACTAAAAGTTAGGGGAAAGTTAATGAACGTGCGAGTGATAAAGTAAAGATGAAATATGGTATGTTCGTGTTTGTGTATGACAGGCGGTGAAAGAGagtaagagagaaagagaggtaATGATTCtgagatagagagaaagatagTGAAAGCTGGCGTGAAAGGGAAAGAAGATGAGAACATAGTGTGAGTGAGACAGAGTTACGGAGAGAGAAAGTGCGAGTGTATgtgcaatatatatatatatatatatatacacacaaaaACAcactcaaattgaaaatcaaatattatatGAGAATTTGCGAAAGTGGAGTATAAccgatatacatacatatattatattgtcTTCCATTGATATAAAAGAAGTGACGAAAGAAGGCTAGACAGACAGACGGATagatagaaagaaagaaagaaagaaagaaagaaagaaagaaagaaagtgaGCAAGAATCGCAAACTGACGTagagagaacaaaaaaaaaaagaaaaattggtaatttaaaattttatacgcgTATAGAGATTTATTAAATGTGACTTAAACAACAGATCCAAGAAAATGGTTTTCGAGCATTATATACAAAGTTATCTGAAACGACAAACCGTTGCGATTTCTCCGCGAAATGgagattttcgaaattttgattatcgGCAAAATTCTTGTTCGAAAATATCTTATAGTGAGTAAAAATAtcttataaattatatattgtaaaatCACAGCGACTAGAAATATTATCTATCGATTATGCGAATCGGAAGAAcgtatgatgaaaaaaaaaaaaaaaaaaaaaacgaaagatgagagccgaaaaaaaatatatatatatataaaaaaaaaattgatgattgAGACGAAGAtggcaaaatattttatatattaacATTGTTCTTTCCCGCAAACTATGTGATATGTAACTATTGCAATAGAAATATTACTAATTTACtatattaaaatgaaaagggagaaaaaaaaaaagatgattcTATTATGAACACGCGATTGGTGTTTAATTGGTTATTCTTACGTGACACGCGGGAAGGAATTGAATTTGGGATATTAAGCGGTCGCTGGTTTTTTGTGGCTAAGGCGATTTTTGTAAAccaagaaaatggaaaaaacaaaGCATGTTACTTGATGTAGTATGGAGACTCGCCTGGccgaaaaaataacattattatcTCTGATATCTTGACCATACCGTTTGCCGTTTGAAAGCCAACACCGTTAAAAGTGCCTAAATGATGACGtggtttttgaaaatcgaatacATTTTGTACATACTTCttagactaaaaaaaaaaacaaaaaaaaaaacaaaaaaacaaaaaaaaaaaaacaaagataacCAGCAAACAACCCAACAATGTTTtcgtttaatttatatttgaaaaaaaaaagtgttattATAGATttagtttattattatcatgattattattataattatcatatcgtaattattattaatattaatgattatcattattatgaataatattattatttacatgaAACGTCGTTGGAAGAAGTAACAACAAGAAAAGCTAAAAGTAAGCTGTCGCGATAATTTATAACTttgattcgattcttttttcaattctctttGTATAGTTTTTCCCTAATTTATCGAAATTATGCAACGCGCTTCAGTTACGCACAAAACATATATACGACAGTTTGATACTTTACCGAATGATTACCGAGAATggcaaaaacaaatttaaaaaaattaatgataataatttatcctatatattattattattaatattattatcattattattattattatacagtttCAGTTTTTCGGCGCTATTACGCGCTCATTATATTACCAACAATTGAATAATAGCAAATGCCTATTATCAATAACTAATAATTATCGctagaaatattattatcattattatctattattatttaatattatttaattttttttaccacgtTTTCATAtatctgtttcttttttctttcaatattttctatttctttttctctatctTCTTTCCATCGTCGTCCGCATTATACAtgtacttcttcttctttcttcgaCGTTACGTTTTCGAGTGATATTATGTTCACGtatttggggggggggggggggggggggggttgtcGAACACGaattacttctttttttttttgctttgctcacgacgaagaagaaggtAACGACgagaattgataaaaaaaaaaaaaaaaaaatagagaaaaatatatagaaaatacacatatattatattatattatattatattatattatattatatattacgaAAGTGTACCGGCACAactaatttttgtaaaacatGGCCCCAGGAAAATCCAACACTGGCCCGCGAGCAAAGTCCCGAATCACCGCGACGATTTTCATGggagaaggggggggggaggggggaggggggggggagaacCTTATAATAGAATAGTTGAAAATATCATTAGTTTGTTCCAGACTTGAAACACAGTTTCTAATTTAAgttattatttgtaatatatatatatatatatatatatatatatatatatatatatatatatatatataaataaatacacacacacacacacacacacacgttatattatattttaacgATTGTGCCTTCTTGtgagctgaaaaaaaaaaaacaaaaaaacaaagcgaaagaaaaaatgaaacctcCGTCGCACAACCGGCGTTTAGTTATccaaattaataaataaatatacccTCTGATCGATGATATTACATTATTACGATTACGATtacgatgacgacgacgacgacgacgacgacgatggtgatgattgttgttattactGTTAATATTATCGTAGCAACGTCAGTTTTAAATGACAGTTTTATGAATGCATGCCTGAGCACTATAACTGCGTAAGTCGTGTGTAATACacgttttataaattttccttctctttatttttattatttaaaaacaaaaaaataaagaaatacaatACGCacaattgtatatttttctcttccttaatttttttgctttttaaaCCGTAACGTTGTTGCGCATAAAATCAGttgataacaacaacaacggcCTTCAACCAAAGTTCAACAAATATTTGACTCAAATGactattaaaattttcccacGCAATTATGGATTCACAAATAAGGATACTTACATACATTATACGAAAGCTGTATGTGACGAGATGATTTTtcttacacacacacacacacacacacacatacatatatatatatatatatatatatatatatatattatacgtattatatatattatttttgttgagttttcttctcttcgtcgtcagttacattttttaataagtATAGTAGGTTGCAGCTGAAAATCGATATACactaatgatatttttattcttcctcgGAAGttcattaatataattgaaagaaaaagtctGGTCGACGACAAATTTAACGTAAACTATGATAGGAAAAATTTGATCGGTCCTttggtataattattattattaactatcgttaatattattattatcattattaatattactactattattaCCATTCTCGTGGGGATTAAAATCAaatgatatttattaatatgCTGCTTGTGTTGTAAAGTGGCCGCGATTTCTTGATTTATTGGTAGttgcatatataatataaagaatAAGAAATCCGTATGTGTAATTTGCGAATATAGAAAACCGGGGAACGGAACTTTTGGCTTAGCTCGCGCGCCTGTGGGTTTCTGTTATAGACTTGaccattattataatattctttATGTGTATgtcttttttaatttaatatatttattttttcaaacgtatttatatatttatacagtaTTTTATACTGCATTCTTCTCAGATTTACATAAAAACAAATGCAGGTCAATCCTTTGGCTCTCAATTATTATACGTCATTATtgcatcatcattattattattattattattattattactattaacattatcattattattatcattattgttattgtagttatgaattaaaaaaactttcgttTGGCGTGCAGTGTACATGAAGTAAAAACATTATCAAAGAGATTACTTTAGCTAGATAgaacaataaaaagaaattgagaaatgGTATATCTGTACAATAAATATGCAGCATACAAATTCAtgtatatgtttttttttcgcgtagttggaaaggaaaaaaaagaaaaacaacatgcttctttctttgttttttctttgtgaTAGTTCATTCACGCGGGAACGATTGGAAGGCGATTAagtgaaattgagaaaatataaaatgagaaaacaatAACGAAAACAGGTTTAACGACAAATAGCAACCACGTTATTTTACACAAAGCGTCGTATATgcaagtatattttttcacaatacgTACTGGGAGCCAATTGATAGACTGACAGGTCCGAAATCGTTTGCGACACgggtatatatgcatatatattatatatacacacacacgcgcgcgcatATACAGTGtattattcataaaattgttcaattaaattaccgaattaatttattatgtataattatcgttTCCACGGTTGCATATGATTTTTCGATATATTCCAGCAAcagaatgaaacaaaaaaatttgtcattatTACAATGCCGATAggattattatcatttcgtatggatatttttttcaatttatattttcattttttgattttttttttttttttttttttcaaccgtgaTCCTGACGATTTCGACCAAATATTAACAATGGGaccacaataataataataatttaaagaaaagaaaaataattattaaagaaaaaaaaaaccaaaaaaaaaaaaaataaaaaaataaacaatccaAGTGACTGGAGCAAATTTATCAAAAGCGACTCGAGTTcgggaaatgaaaatgttgaaattcgAGGGCGATTGAAGAGTTTGATTCCAgacatttttctttgtacggtatttcatttttgtttgttttttttttttgaatttttttttcctcaacaaTATACGTATTTCTCTTCTCTTGTTTTCATATTAAAGCACGTCTCATGTACCACAAAACATTTAGTTTGATAAGTATTGCCAAGAATACACTACCTATTtaatacattttattattacaaaatatattgcaaatgtgtttcatttatttttatacctttatCCGCGTTCCGTTtaattagcaattttttttttttcacgtatgTTACGCTGATTGTCCGATACGTTAAAATAATACGTAAACATTGGGCATCGCAATTCAGATAAGTAATTCTCACCTTCTTGATGTACAAATA contains:
- the LOC124308189 gene encoding protein TIS11-like, with protein sequence MSTAVMSNNSMFECSELLFKNATPAKSKEPVSAHTPLRRSYASLVTLIEQHRKLDRSVSEPTSRYKTELCRPFEESGACKYGDKCQFAHGYSELRNLARHPKYKTELCRTFHTIGFCPYGPRCHFIHNFEEARIHNQKVSAQLGQAQPNIMGLSPIIGSSNASLNSATILEQIAANHHQQQQQQQQQQQQQQQQQQQQQQQQQQQQQQLIRSTSLGAYNSSIMRSSSMSIGSPACQRVPNHQHQHQHHHHQASVIGTRPKPLNLSPTFSLGSTADSVSPSSSLSQSPTNSMASFFNDDAPTPFSFGQDFTILTRHSPSPQGPSPIVEDPAPRTPSPLSPNAESRLPVFNRISNPITDFEHLKI